The Bacillota bacterium genome segment GTCCACCAGCTTCTCCAGCGCGCCGCGGCCGCCCAGCGAGTAAACCCGAAGCTCACCGTCCACGATGGCGGCCAGCGCGTTCGGTACCAGGCGCATCCCCAGTCCCCCGCCGCCGCCCGTGCCCTCGCCC includes the following:
- a CDS encoding spore germination protein GerW family protein, which produces GEGTGGGGGLGMRLVPNALAAIVDGELRVYSLGGRGALEKLVDLVPELVQKLGAQMGKGRTEEKTEEAS